The nucleotide window atttgatttgattgatctCAAACAAGCACAGCAATAAAAGCATAACAAAGGGGAAAAAGCACAATATGATAAGATGCACGTTTGAGAAGGGGCagaaaagaagcaaaacttATCATGTTAGCGTCCCTGTCCCCCcttttacattatttaaaatCAGAATCCATAAAGAATACAAAAGTATTTCAATACATCTTAGGATATGAAAGAAGTTTAAGGACAAACCTTGTGAAGGAAAATGGTAAAAGAATCAACACTAATCCTTAACAAAGCTTCTGGAGCTTCATTCTCTTTTGGCATCgtataactaaaaataaattaactgatttatttttttatttttaatcaagtaATTGAcaggtgggcggcacggtagtcgagtggttagcacgtccgcttcccagttctgaggtctccggttcgagtccaggctcggaccttcctgggtggagtttgcatgttctccccgtgcccgcgtgggtcttctccggtaccgggtactccggtctcctcccacattccaaagacatgcatggcaggttaattggtgcatggcaggttaattgggcgctccgaattgtccctaggtgtgcgtgtgagtgtggatggttgttcgtctctgtgtgccctgcgattggttggcaaccagtccagggtgtcccctgcctactgcccagagccagctgagataggcgccagcaccccccgcgacccttgtgaggaataagcggtcaagaaaatggatggatggataattgacAGGTGATTCTAGGTGACATATGAAAAGCTGGTTTGGACCATTCTCGTATGGGagagatgcttttttttattacaccGAAATAGAATAGCCTACTCAATATAAAATTCATTTCATGaacttatatttttttctgaaatatttacatatactatactttttaaacatattttaaaagctCACGTACCCCCTGGAGTACCTTAACGTACACCCATATGAGAACCACTAATGTATGGCATAGGTTGCCAGTAAGTGATGCTGGCCTACAGTATTTCCCAAACGAACTCAGGTCGGCTCAAGTCATATGTGACCGAAACAGAGCACTGCAGATCCCAGCTGCCCAGTGAGTTTGATGGGAGAGAATGACAAGATAAGATGATACGATGCACAGGggacaagaaaaaaattgaatcaTCAAGTTAATAGTGTTTGTATGGATGAATTTTTGTCACTGAGAGACAAAAACCCATGAATACACTGTGTGGCCGTATTTAgataaaaacattcaaacatCTGTTTCATAAACTTGCGCACACATTCGCGACTTTCGGGCGTCTTCGCACAAATTTGGACGTGACACATTAGTGTGTTAGTTGACAAAACTGATAACATTTATTGAGCAGCATATGTGACAAGCTCCTGTAATATACTCAAGCTCCATCAGGGGCGGTAATGAACCAATAAGCGGATTTATCAAGGACTCGAGGAAGAAGAATCGTTTGAAGAAGAAGATtttgaaggagaagaagaatttttgaaGCGGAACAACTTCACTGGAGACGAAACCGTAAATAACGAATAATCTACAAAGTCATGTAAGCGTTCCCTATTTGCAATCGTAAAATTAGTgatttatgttttcatttttttaaagattgtttattttatgtctGAAAGTAGATGTGATTTACGGTTCATATCTTCTTTTTATCCAACAATGCGAGGTAGTTGGATGCAAACAATCGGGGCTAGGCCTACACATGCTTTATTGCGGTGTATATATGATGAACTATTGACCTGCAAGCTAAAGTATTATTCACCAAGTATTTCTAAGTCTCCTCTGTGCTCCTTTTAAGATAAGTGGACTCATTTAAAAACTGCATTCATGCACACACTCGAACGAAATAATAACGTAAGTGTTATCTTTTAACACACTAAAACTTGCATACATTGTACGtgtctattaaaaaaatgttaattaagTAGCACTGCATTCAATAGCTAGCTACACTACCACAACACTTGTACCCAGTCTGGTCCAATTCATTAGCTTACTGGAGCAAACGCTTGTCACGTTCAGACAATACGACCACTTCGTCCGTCACCTTTGAGGGTGAATATGAAAACTGCATGTGCTATAATGATTATGGCAAAATTAAATGGAACAATTGCATAAAATATTGCCTTCAAAATTTCTCTTATGTCTTGGTACTGAGGAAagggcaacattttttttttgtttggatgtAAAGCATACAGACCGGTGCATTCGTAATATTTTTAAGAGTACTGGTTGTAATAATGTATGGACGATTCAATTTCTGTAAAAGGGAAAAAGTACATACTTTGAAATGTACTCAAGTGCACTACTTTATAGTAGgtctgggcaataaatcgaattaattctatacatagtcattttaaaaaatcgaatcgttgaaaatttgctaaatcgtgaaatcaagtttgtttacaatagctaccaactacttaattgtggcatttaagcacaaactatgaatgttaagtttatgtttaaactgatctagaatcagtatatgttactggtgtctgaacattttgcacaggaattatttttgaataaattaaacctttaaatgaacatttgttggatgtattaggttaaaatcttttaaaatcgtaatcgtcctgaatgactgcaaaaatcgagattttcttttttggccatatcgcccagccctactttatagttttgttttgttttttagtattgACATTTATTCAAGTCATCAAAATGAGTCTCGTATCTATCAAAGGttattgtgaaaaacattttttagttCCTAAAACGTGCGGCGGCATGCCACATATTCTCATGGAGATGAAAATAAATCTTAGGAAGGGACATTCAGTGAtccctagcgccatctagtgatgaactaataattaattcctttaaaaaaaaaatataaaaactgaTTATTGCGAAAAaaattttaactcaaatttagaaaatactaaccagtaaacttgtacattgtaagatttgtatgaaaatatatttatctgaaacttcaagtTTATAACTGAGCCATAATTTAACAAACGGACTTCTCGACAAAATTGGTAATTTCAGTGCTATAGAATCTGTTTTAACtagctttgtttttgtctacttaaAGTTGCGATTGTACTTAATGCACATTAAATGCTGTCTTAGTCCTGTTTCTATGCATATTGCATTGGTTTGACTCAAGATGGATGCTTGCTGTAGGCCCAAACATCTGTCTTAAAGTTGAATATTCATCCCTTTTTCTACAGAATGCCTAAACCAAAGGAAGTGCTCTCCACCACATCTGGGAGTGACTCTGATAGTGAGGTTGAAATTAAGGTTTGTTTTCTTACAGACACTCTTGCCATTTGGAATATTTTGGTGGCCATTTCTTGCTCTTCTAAACATTAACCCCTGTACAGTATACTCCTGTAAAGATGATttcccaatgtttttttttttttcttaattaggGAACAGTAAAGCATAACCATTTGAAaacataatatttttattttaggcaaAGAGAAAGAAGTCAAGTCCACCAGAGAAACCGGCAAAGAAGGCAAAGACAGGAGAGAGTGTTAAACCTGGCGGGTCTTCCAAAGGCAGCAGTGACACTGGTGACAACATGTTCCAAGTGAGTGCGTTAAGCAGCTTCAAACTAGGGTTGGGCAGTATCACGGGTGAGACGGTATCGGTGACATGGAAAAAATCTATCACAATATAGGTTATACCACAATATATTTTCagttattcgataaaaaaaattatacaacaCACTATGACTGTTAAACTTTTCTCATTTTCTTTTGAAGTGACACTAAACCGATTTGTTTCAAATAAGAAATGGATCCAGTAGTGCTGCTATATAAAATTATCAAATGTTAACAGTACAGGAGAGGCTAACCTGGCAattagccagatggatatgcacTTCATGtcggggtgggcgatatggtaagaatctcatatcacgattctttaaaaataaattcacgatgtcgattttatcactttttttttttttttttttttacatatttttagactaatcttcacatttttttaacatatttgtaaattttgaaacatatttacaatgtatataaaaccctaaaagaaaaaaaaacagacatcttaagccaactaagctttctaaacaggtttcaattgaaatagtgcaattatagcagctgtggtcgattattctcccagactacagAAGGCAGCAAAGACTGCCAACCGTGTATGAACAGCGCTAgttaacaccacaatagaagttgaacatgttttttcctcaataaactgtcgaaaaaaacagttttggaTGAGTTAGCAAAGTACTTAAAACAGAATTGGAAAGTAGAAAACAAGACCATACAAGTTCGTGTGAGTGAGTAAGGtgagggagggggggaaaaaaaaaagaccacacggaTGCATCAAGCATAAACTAAGCTTGAGCCCGCctaaagttgaactgtatagGTATAGGATGTGCCACAGACGGTCTTGCCAAtctgtcagctttatgagatcgtcaacGCATTAACGTTCTTAACAATCCAATATCGttatatcgcccacccctaactTCActcaatatccatctggtaatTTGGTCTGGAAAAGGTGGGACATTTtggacaataattcgagctgattggacgttgtggcattctacacgtttgttttaaccaatcacggccatgggagaaaagcacgaacatcttaccagctagaaatgtacgaagcgcctctcgctgttcaacattcaacaaagaaacggtgagtaattctgcgagaacagaattcatCACAGCGTCCATTCatcatgttaggtttgtttgttagctccggcgtcggcgctggcttcctggtttcgtcacagttgcatatcccgcccccaaacacaatgtcactctgtgattggtccgaaccacggcggttatcagcgggagcggtacaagatgtattctccaaggtttgtgaactcacaaataccgcgagaattcatcttgcgagagcgaGGTTAAGAAGAGGCACAGTTAACTGacatatttttcacaaatgtactgtatttatgaGTCTAAATAAGTGggataaaaaatgtttcagacagaataattaaaaagcaaacCTG belongs to Festucalex cinctus isolate MCC-2025b chromosome 5, RoL_Fcin_1.0, whole genome shotgun sequence and includes:
- the LOC144018507 gene encoding activated RNA polymerase II transcriptional coactivator p15-like, with product MPKPKEVLSTTSGSDSDSEVEIKAKRKKSSPPEKPAKKAKTGESVKPGGSSKGSSDTGDNMFQIGRMRYVSVRDFKGKVLIDIREYWTNPDGDMKPGKKGIALNPEQWNQLKDQISEIDDAIKSI